The sequence agaagctcggcaacctcctttcaagaggctcggaagcctcctttcaagaggctcggcagcctcctttcaagaggctcggaagcctcctttcaagaggctcggcagcctcctttcaagaggctcggcagcctccttccaagaggctcggcagcctcctttcaagaggctcggaagcctccttcagaggggctcggaagcctcctctagAGGGGCTCGAaaaactcctttcaaaaggctctcggaagcctccttttaagaaattcggaagccacttttcaagaggctcggaagccacttttcaagaggctcggaagcctcctttcaagaggctcggaagcctcctttcaagaggctcggaagcctcctttcaagaggctcggaagcctcctttcaagaggctcggaagcctcctttcaagagtctcagaagcctcctttcaagatgctcggaagcctccttttaaaagggctcggaagcctcctttcaagaggctcggaagcctcctttcaagaggctcggaagcctcctttcaagaggctcggaagcctcctttcaagaggctcggaagcctcctttcaagaggctcgggagcctccttccaagaggctcggaagcctgctcccaagaggctcagaagtcgcctttcaagaggctctgaagccgcctttcaagaggctcggaagccgcctttcaagaggctcggaagcctcctttcaaaaggctcggcagcctcctttcaaaaggctcggcagcctcctttcaaaaggctcggcagcctcctttcaaaaggctcggcagcctcctttcaaaaggctcggcagcctcctttcaagaggctcggaagcctcctttcaagaggctcggaagcctccttcagaggggctcggaagcttcttctAGAGGGGCTCGAaaaactcctttcaaaaggcctccttttaagagactcggaagccacttttcaagaggctcggaagcctcctttcaagaggctcggaagcctcctttcaagaggctcggaagcctcctttcaagaggctcggaagcctcctttcaagaggctcggaagcctcctttcaagaggctcggaagcctcctttcaagaggctcggaagcctcctttcaagaggctcggaagcctcctttcaagaggataaaaaacctcatttcaagaggatcaaaaacctcctttcaagaggctcggaagcctcctttcaagaggctcggaagcctcctttcaagaggctcggaagcctccttccaagaggctcggaagcctcctttcaagaggctcggaagcctcctttcaagaggctcggaagccttcttttcaagaggctcggaagcctcctttcaagaggctcggaagcctcctttcaaaaggcttggcagcctccttacaagaggctcgttttcaagagacttgaaagccttctttcaattaGCTTGAAAGCCTGCATTCAATACGCTTGAAAGACTTTTTCAAGAGagttggaaacctcctttcaagagtttcgaagtcctccttttaagaggcataGAAGCGTCCTTTAAAGGTACTCCTAAGCCCCCTTAAAAGCGGCTCGAAAGccaccattcaagaggctcggaatcctcctttccagaggttcgaaagcctcttttcaagagattcaaaagccttctttcaagaggctcggaaacctcctattaagaggcttggaagccttattACAAAAGGATCGGAAGCGTTCttccaataggctcagaagccttctttcaagaggctcagaagcctccacaAGCCCTCAaacttctgtaggaagcttCTTGATGTATAAGCCTAATTTTAAttggataaaaaaaatggaataacaAAAATTGCAGACAACTTTTTGAGAGCTTTATATCTAGTTAGATTTCAAATCCGTTTTTCACATATCTTCGCTTATTTTGATTTACAGCAAAAACAATAGGAGGTATCTAAATGAATTTAAAcgtcgaaggggtacctctcaagaggTAGGCTGAGAACTGCTGCCcaagatgaaatattttgaaattttcagagaagacGCCTTTTTACTATATCTTGTGAAAGACGATtgcagaatggatggacattttttttcgtcacaGGTTTGGGTAATCAGAGGGGCTTCACGGACAACGCCCAGATTATCGACACTTTTAATGCttctcataaaaaaattatattgtGGGCGAAACCTATaggttttttatatatatatattggaTACTTGAAGTGCGGTGAGCATTTAATGGAAAAACTATTGATTTGGAGTGCAGAGTGCGTACACTGGGGTCGCATTCCGACATGAGAAAATGTGATATAGGAAACTCTTACTATCGCCTAAAACCAATTGTCATTTGGTTATTTTCAACTATATTTACTTTAAATGAAAcgatatcaaaattttcagcaGGAGATACATTGTGGTTAGTGGTTTAATGGCAAGTGTTACTCTGGCCAATATCGCCCAATGTGTGCCTAACCGTTCCACCCTATTggggttttttttaaagatctaATGCATTCatatttgtgtcatattttggcAGCGCAaaacgaatcgaaatcgaatcgaatcgaaataaaTACAGAGGCATAATAAATCTCATTACCATTCCTGTTCAGGCAGTTCGTTGGTTCTTCGTGAAGAACAAAAACACTTGCTCCAACGAAGTCTGTCCCAGCGCGTAGTCTTCAATACCCAGCTGCTCCTTGTTGGACTCCATCATACCGAACATCGTCGACCACTTGAGATCCGTCTGTGGTACGTGGAAGCTCAGCGAATCTTGATACTCCTCCCTgtagaaattaatttaaataaatattagcgattAATGCAGTGCATGTCATACTCGTTCTGAACTTACTTTAAGTCAGCTCCGTTGAACTGGCTCGTAATAAACGATTTCACCCTTCCAACATTTTCCATCTGCTCCTCGGCAATCTCCGTCCTTTTCACCTTTATGGTCAACAGGAATCCCTTGGAGAATTTGTTCTTCAAGTGCTGAGTCGAGCCCAAACACTTGAACTCCCCGTTGACCATAATCGCCAGCCGGGTGCACAATGCTTCGCATTCCTCCATGCTGTGCGACGTCAGCACGATCGACTTTCCTGAACTGCGCACCTTGCAGATCATGTTCCAGAATTGACGCTTCGCTCCCGGGTCCATGCCAGTCGATGGTTCGTCCAAATAAACCACCGACGGATTGCCCATCAAGGCCAACGCCGTACTCAACTTGCGTTTGTTTCCTCCGCTGTATTCCTTTGTTTTCTTGTCGATGTGTTTAAGGAAATTCAAATCCTCCGCCAATGTCAGCGATACATTCTTGATGTTCTCGTGGCGAACGCCTCGCAACAGTGCATAAATGTTCAACGTTTCCCGTCCTGTCAAGTCTTCATGGAGAGCATCGAATTGCGGACAGTAACCGATTTTCTGGTATACCGCGCTCATATTGGTAACCAAACTAACCCCTTTGACCCAAGCTTCTCCGGAGGAGAAACTCTCATCGCCGGTCATAATCTTGAATGTGGATGTCTTCCCTGCACCGTTGACTCCCAACAATCCGAAGCACTCTGACCGATCGATCGCCACCGAAAGATTATTCACCGCTTGGTAGCTTCCGTAGTACTTGGTCAAACCCTTGATAACCAAATTGTACTGATTCCGTTCAGTTGGTGTCATTGCTTGAAGACGTGCCTTTTCCGTGCAAACATCCGAATCTTCATCCACTGCGGCAGGCGACAACGGGAGCTTACGTTTGTACACAACGTTGATGAGTCGGTGAATCCAGCGGTATTCAAATGCCAAAATTACTAGAAACGAAGAACATCCGATGAAGGCAAGGAATAAGAGATTGCGATTGAGGCCAAGTTCGTCGAAAGAGAACACGTCTGGCACGCAACATCTTGAGTTCAGCGCACAGATATTGTCCATAATGCAATTATCGATCAGGCTGCACTGCTTTTCGCAAAATGCATTAAGACTGGTGATCTGGTTGATGTTGTTCAGACCATGCATTAATGCAAAGTTCGGGAAGATCATGAAAACCCATTCCAGGACATTTCCAACGCCATTCTGTTCGATGCCGTCGAACTTGAGAAAAACAACAACGATGAAGAGTATGGCTCCGGAAACAATGTTGATCAGTAAGACAACGACGAATCCTGTTGCCGGTACCGCaaacaaaaatgaaatcagATATGTGCTAGGAAGGAATGCAATTCCAAACAGCATCAACAGCAGAAATACGCGACCCAGTTCTGTGAAGGAGGCCCAACCTTCTTCCTGGAAGATGGCAAGGGTCGCAATGTACAGCAGACAAGTTACCAAATACATGAGATAGTCCCAAACGAAGGCAACGCCCCAATAAAGAGCGATGTTGGTTCCGCTGACATATTGCAGTAGTTTGGCACGGGAAGTTCGCTCGCGGATGTAGAACAGAACGAACAGAGCACCGACGAAAGCCATTGCAAAGCCAGTATTGAAGGCTAGCTGAAATCCTGCGTTCATTCCGGTGTTGATGTTGGCTAGCGTGGTGTCTAACTGGAATGGCAGCGGTTTGTTGATTACGGTTATCTTGCAGTTTGGACATTCGGGATGTAGAACCGCGTTGTAGATCAGTGACAGGGCCAGGGGCGCGGTGTGATAGCCTTTGTTGTTGAACCAACCGGTGTAGGCTGTGTCGTTGAGGGTGGCTCCAAAGAGATATCGTGTGTTCACTTCGGAAATTGCCGCCAGGGACTGAAATGATGGACATTAGTACACTGAAAATGGTGCTTTATAAGGAACAACTTACTTTTTCTAGAATGAATTCTGGCACAGTGTTCGGAACGGTTATCAGTTGATGAGATCCCTCAAGACCGCTGAATAAGTTCTGGTAGGCCCTAGTTGTGGCGCTTGTAGAATCGCCGTCAAGAATTGTTACTGTTTCTTCATACGAATTTAAAGAGATTTCCAATGACGGCAGGTCTTGGCCTGCCGAATAACTTTGAACGATTATGAAAGATATGACGACAAATAAAATTGGAACAACGTTCTGAATGAGAAGCGATCCCCACGATCGAATGGAAGTcagcattttcttcaaaaattgacCCTTGGTTTGACTCAATAGCAGGGCAGTTCCAGTTAGCAAATTGACATTGTCCAAAATATCTAAAACAATTCCAGATTAAAAATTATGTGTGATTTGTCAAAATTTTTGCTTACCATTATCATTGgtcttttcaatagaaatttcgTTGGAGTGATCACTTTCGATAAATGTGTCACTACCAGCtctagaagaagaaaaaatgatttcaattcGACTAAAAACATTAATTTACGTGTAACATACTTCAAAAATACTTCCTCCATCGTAGTTGAAGATATTCCAAAGCTGGACACATCGCATTCCGTCATTCGATTCTCCAGCTCTTCCAACATCTTATGGAAAGATCCGATGTAGCTTTCTTCCAACACAAACGATAACTCAGAACCAATATCGGTCTCGACGCGTACATCTGGAATATATGTGCTCAAAATCTGACACAGTAACTCCTTATTGCAGTCAGCTCCTTTAACGCAAATGAGTCTGTACCCAACGCCAAATGTCTTTTTCAAAAAGAAAGGAGATCCAACAGTTTTCAGTACTCCGTCGGCCATTATCGCAATGCGATCACCCAGAACGTCTGCCTCGTCCATGAAATGCGTAGACAGCAGCATTGTACGGTCCTTCTTTTCCTTCTGCAGCAAATCCCAAAGCGCTCTTCGTGCCGATGGATCCATCCCTGATGTTGGTTCATCCAATAGTACGACCTTAGAACCTCCGCATAGAGCAATTCCAACAGCGAGTTTTCGCTTCATACCCCCGGAAAGTGTATGTGATTGAGCATTTGCCTTGTCCTCTAACTCCAACAATTTCAAATATCTGTCTATTTCACTGTTTATGGCTGCATTCGATACTCCTTTCAATCTTCCAAAGAACTTCAGATGTTCACTGACGGTCATGTCATCGAACAAGACATTATGCTGCAGACACAGCCCTAGCGATTGCCGGGCACCTTCAATATCGCTTCGAATGTCATGTCCATTGACGTACGCAGTACCGGAAGTTGGCGAAAACATGCCCGTCAACATGGACATGGTTGTGGTCTTGCCTGCTCCATTGTGTCCGAGCAGAACCGTGATTTGATCTTCGTACATTTTAACATTCAGCCCTTCGACCGCCACCTTATTTCCACTGAACACTTTTCGAAGGTTCACCGTTTGAATTCCTGCGCGTGTTGAGTTCGGTTCctcttcaaagaatttcgatTGCTGTCTCTCAAGCAGCTTAAGAGCAACATCTTTCTCCTTGGGAGCACGTTTTGTCCAAAACTCGATCTTGAACAGAAAATTCCACGGCTTTGCCACTCCGAACTCACCCGGCATTATTTGTTCGATGTACAAAGCAATCGCCAGATATATGACGGCATCCACCAGTAGCATTACGATTGCTAAGCCCACGCTGAACCCATCGTCGATCGTGGCCGGGGTGAACAGATTGCTCCACTGCAGTCCTACTTGGTTCGCCTCCAATCGGAGTGTGCTCTTCAATCCGTACGACATGGCACTGTTGAAGAACAAGCTCAGACCTACCTTGGTTGCGGTTCCTACGCTGTCGTAATTCTGCGCGGTCAAGTTGTACGGCATCGCGAACACCAACCACATCAACCCAGCGATACCGGCGGCGATGTTAGCTGCAAGATAAGAATCATCAAATAAATGAGATCAGATGACGAGTGGAAAGGTCATACCTTTTTTGAAGAAGACACTCATCATGAAGCTGAAGCAGATTATGGAGATGCCGTAGACGAACAGGAAGAACCAAATAACGGTCCAGCCCGAGTACTCAAGTATGGCGGCATCAACGACGGGGACCTGGTTATTCGACAAAAAAGAACATAGCGTTGGTGTTATCATAACGACTTAATGCTGTAAGCTGTAGTAAAATCCCGTGAATATAGTCCACGGTCTATTGAACAGGCAATGACTTGCTCAACCACTTCCCACCCATCATAATATGGTCATATCATACATCCCCATACTCACGCAAAACACCAGCGTAATCTTCGATATCGTAAGCACCATCAGCAAAAGGTTCCTAACGAACCACGCAGCCCAGTGCATCCAGTTCGGTAATCCCATGAGCTTCATCGCTTCCTTCAGCTGTCGTTCCTTCTCTACGGCGATGTGCTTCACCATCACGATGCACGTATACAAGAACGATAGCACTATGACCGTCGACAGCAACAGTTCCAAGGCTTGCAAGAGCGGATCATCATGGTACGGTGGGTATGGGAACCGCTGTTTATGAATCGGAATAAGTAACTCAAATTCTCACTTATTTTCTTGGGAGGACATACCTGAACGAAAACGGGTGGAATGTCCACCGATGGATTGCGCTCCCTAATGATAGCCTTGGATACTGCGGTCTGCACGGAAAGAAAATACTCGGAAAAGTAGCTGGGCGATCCGCCGTCAACAGAGGAGGGCTCACGAAGATGCGACGTAAATGGCACCATCAGCAGGCTCGTTTGCCAATCCGCGAGTAGGCCACTGCCGAAACGGAGCTCTCCGGGAAAGCGCAACGCGAAGGTTAACTTTTCCGGAAGGATAGTTGCGTTCTGAAATTGAGATTACCGAAGTAGATAAATATCCAATCATCTTGTTATGATGGCAATCATACCGCTAGAGAGTTATCGAACTCCACTCCACATAAAAGGTTCAGGCCCATGAGGGTTGACTCCATAGCTTGGGCATTGGGAAATCCTATTGCTGTGATGTTGAGGAAAGCTGCTGCGTCGGCCATGATTCGGTCAAGTATAGCATTCTGGGGAGAATAGGCCAGTTGATAGAAGACTTCTTCACCATTGACGCTGCAATTCAATCCCGAAAGTTAATTTAACTTATCAATTGTGGTCAATGAATTAGTGTTGCCTTACAGTGTAATCCGGTTATTGAGTGAATCGGTAGCTAGTGGCGAAAACGTCGTTGGCGTTGAAATGAGGTCAGGTTTAACAAGAATGCGAACTACCAGCAAAACGGCACAGCATATTACCGGGAGGTTCATTTCAAGCACCACGTGCAAAAAGTTCCGCTTTATGAGGATCCAATTCTTTTCCAGGagcaggaggaactttcgtccACTTGACGTCATATTGTTGGGAGTAAGGGCTGTTGATTCTTCTCGGGATGGTATTTTCTAGCAATCAAAAAAGAACTTATAAATACAATTGAATTAAGTGTTAATGAGACGTTGAACTGAAGTTATGGTTGCATGACTGATATTCGACTCGGTATACGGCTGTTTGCAGGTTTCTCCTATCCAGGCTCTAAAGGTTACCTCATGCATCGTAGCATGCAGTTGACCGGATTGATCTCGCCAAGAGCACCGACATAAAAAACGACTACAAAGTCTTATGGGCTTTGATACTGATATTTGGATACTTCTTTATTTCCCACAGCATCTTGTCGaatggattggtcttattttttgAAAGCACCTTTTGTAtctcaaaaattcaaataaacaggTATAAAGTATCCACTCGAGTgataaaaaatccaaaaattatcATAGATGAAAAGTCGATTCATGAAGTTAGAAATCCATGCTGCGAATTAATTGCATTTTTGAACGCTGACGGGTCACTAAGGCACTTCCTAAATCGTTATTGTTTTGCATCGCAAAGATTACAGCTTTATTTCATATTCATTGGTTAGAAATGGTTAAGATTCTTGCATTTTCCAGACTAAATCCAATTTGAATCGGCCGACAAACTCCGAACTTGCTAACGATTCATATTATTCTTTCTATTAGctgatggggccctccttagccgtgcggtaagacgcgcggctacaaagcaagaccatgctgagggtggcttggttcgattcccggtgccggtctaggcaattttcggattggaaattgtctcgacttccctgggcataaaagtatcatcgtgctagcctcatgatatacgaatgcaaaaatggtaacctggcttagaaacctcgcagttaataactgtggaagtgcttaatgaacactaagctgcgaggcggctctgtcccagtgtggggatgtaatgccaagaagaagaagaattaactGATACCTGGAGTAAGTGGATATGAATCAAATGTGGTTCATTACCACCGATAAGTACACCTTTGAAACACACAACTTTTGAGGCTCACTTCTTTTTTGTAACATTCAAATtctatttgaaacattttttcttATAGCAATAGTCCTAGTAATATTCAATTACTTTTTGATTTAAATCTCTCACATGATGGAGCTATGCATATTATATTCCACATTAGATATATGTACACTATAATATTGCAATGATTCACCTGTTATCGAAAATAGGGAAACGATCGAATTCCAGATAACATTCGTAAAGGGGACTGGCAATATAAACAATGGATGATTCACTGATACCATACGTAATAATTCACTTAGGTGATTCCCTACCAAAGTGCAACCGTTTCCAAAACGTTATCTCTTTCCACTTTTTTTGAATTCTTCAATTGCACACACAAATTGAGCCTTTTCAGCCACTTCACCGAACTATACTGTCGAACCAAACTCGTCCAAGTTCGCGCCAGTAATGACACTCCTCAGTAGCGGTAGCCTATATATTGTTTAGCATAGATCTATTCATTGGTCAATTTATTATCTTACATTCGTCAGATACATTGTCAACATCTTCTTATCAGAGCGTGGTTTTCATCAACGTCGGCCTCAACAATCCACCTCTGCTGTGTCACGGTGTAACAGGTACTAACCGTCAACTGTTCCTTCGTTTAATATATTTCGAAAAGACTGGCGGAAATTAAGTGCAAAACCATGCCATCTATACAGCCCTCACCCCTTCGTTTCCCTCCGTTCTTTTCCACTGCTCTGATGTCAGCGTCTTCCAAAAAGCATGAGCAGCAGGTAAGGGCGCACTCCATGCTTCAATCCAAATAATTGGTATTTGGATTGGCCAGGTGGAGAAGTTTAGACCAAGTATTGGAAAGTTCAGTCCCCATCAGTTGATGAACGAGAACGGCCTGTAGGCATGTAGGCCTACAACTTCCACATTTGTTAATTGCGGTTtccaagccaagttaccattaacgaaacgatgatacttttatgcccagagaagtcgagaaaattttcaacttgaaaatgtcctagaccaagaatcgaacccagccaccttcagcatggtcttactttgtagtcGTGTATCTTACCGCACTGCTAAGGAAGGCATCCAAGGATATGAC comes from Armigeres subalbatus isolate Guangzhou_Male chromosome 2, GZ_Asu_2, whole genome shotgun sequence and encodes:
- the LOC134210040 gene encoding phospholipid-transporting ATPase ABCA3-like, with amino-acid sequence MTSSGRKFLLLLEKNWILIKRNFLHVVLEMNLPVICCAVLLVVRILVKPDLISTPTTFSPLATDSLNNRITLVNGEEVFYQLAYSPQNAILDRIMADAAAFLNITAIGFPNAQAMESTLMGLNLLCGVEFDNSLANATILPEKLTFALRFPGELRFGSGLLADWQTSLLMVPFTSHLREPSSVDGGSPSYFSEYFLSVQTAVSKAIIRERNPSVDIPPVFVQRFPYPPYHDDPLLQALELLLSTVIVLSFLYTCIVMVKHIAVEKERQLKEAMKLMGLPNWMHWAAWFVRNLLLMVLTISKITLVFCVPVVDAAILEYSGWTVIWFFLFVYGISIICFSFMMSVFFKKANIAAGIAGLMWLVFAMPYNLTAQNYDSVGTATKVGLSLFFNSAMSYGLKSTLRLEANQVGLQWSNLFTPATIDDGFSVGLAIVMLLVDAVIYLAIALYIEQIMPGEFGVAKPWNFLFKIEFWTKRAPKEKDVALKLLERQQSKFFEEEPNSTRAGIQTVNLRKVFSGNKVAVEGLNVKMYEDQITVLLGHNGAGKTTTMSMLTGMFSPTSGTAYVNGHDIRSDIEGARQSLGLCLQHNVLFDDMTVSEHLKFFGRLKGVSNAAINSEIDRYLKLLELEDKANAQSHTLSGGMKRKLAVGIALCGGSKVVLLDEPTSGMDPSARRALWDLLQKEKKDRTMLLSTHFMDEADVLGDRIAIMADGVLKTVGSPFFLKKTFGVGYRLICVKGADCNKELLCQILSTYIPDVRVETDIGSELSFVLEESYIGSFHKMLEELENRMTECDVSSFGISSTTMEEVFLKAGSDTFIESDHSNEISIEKTNDNDILDNVNLLTGTALLLSQTKGQFLKKMLTSIRSWGSLLIQNVVPILFVVISFIIVQSYSAGQDLPSLEISLNSYEETVTILDGDSTSATTRAYQNLFSGLEGSHQLITVPNTVPEFILEKSLAAISEVNTRYLFGATLNDTAYTGWFNNKGYHTAPLALSLIYNAVLHPECPNCKITVINKPLPFQLDTTLANINTGMNAGFQLAFNTGFAMAFVGALFVLFYIRERTSRAKLLQYVSGTNIALYWGVAFVWDYLMYLVTCLLYIATLAIFQEEGWASFTELGRVFLLLMLFGIAFLPSTYLISFLFAVPATGFVVVLLINIVSGAILFIVVVFLKFDGIEQNGVGNVLEWVFMIFPNFALMHGLNNINQITSLNAFCEKQCSLIDNCIMDNICALNSRCCVPDVFSFDELGLNRNLLFLAFIGCSSFLVILAFEYRWIHRLINVVYKRKLPLSPAAVDEDSDVCTEKARLQAMTPTERNQYNLVIKGLTKYYGSYQAVNNLSVAIDRSECFGLLGVNGAGKTSTFKIMTGDESFSSGEAWVKGVSLVTNMSAVYQKIGYCPQFDALHEDLTGRETLNIYALLRGVRHENIKNVSLTLAEDLNFLKHIDKKTKEYSGGNKRKLSTALALMGNPSVVYLDEPSTGMDPGAKRQFWNMICKVRSSGKSIVLTSHSMEECEALCTRLAIMVNGEFKCLGSTQHLKNKFSKGFLLTIKVKRTEIAEEQMENVGRVKSFITSQFNGADLKEEYQDSLSFHVPQTDLKWSTMFGMMESNKEQLGIEDYALGQTSLEQVFLFFTKNQRTA